A region of the Desulfobacter postgatei 2ac9 genome:
GCCCGTCTGGCGCACAAACTGGGTACTCACCGGTGGGAAACCGATGCCGTCCTGACCCGGGACGGGCACCTGAAAAAACAGTCTGGCCCGGACCGGGGGCCATAGACCGGTTGGACAGTCATCCCCT
Encoded here:
- a CDS encoding glycerophosphodiester phosphodiesterase, which translates into the protein MPGCVEIIAHRGARSLAPENTLAAARLAHKLGTHRWETDAVLTRDGHLKKQSGPDRGP